The Sphingomonas sanxanigenens DSM 19645 = NX02 genome includes a region encoding these proteins:
- a CDS encoding TonB-dependent receptor domain-containing protein: MTKSYAFLSRSALSTGALGLALISAPAFAQDAAPADGSEGDAIIVTGSRLARPDLEANSPLNVVTAQDISLRASSANIENVLNDLPQVTAVTSSTSNNPGGGVATANLRNLGGQRTLVLVDGRRYMSFDVTQQVDLNTIPSSLLERVDVVTGGQSAVYGSDAIAGVVNFVLKRDFEGVELGSSYTMTERGDGQIWDINGTIGSNFADGRGNVTLYGSYTKRKPTFAGERSFSRNALNDDQDGSPIYAAGGSPSIPQGRVNIPGLGALLGNGGIPGCTNVDIQAFNPDGSSKCYTAGDGYNFSPINYLQVPQERFIISAMAEYEINEHFTPYLETTFANNRVTAQLAATPIGNGTPFGEGVTGPLTLQVDSPFFAPAFQNALAALDTDGDGYVSAPGWNFRTTQIGPRANFDERNAFRIVAGMKGSITGDFSYDGYYMYSRTKNSQRQLGNVAIDRFLAATTTAFDANGNLVCAGGQVGCAPANIFGLNNLSQEAIDYISIGATNLEEYTTQVASFAITNPNLVDFGAGGVGLALGAEWRSENGAITPDSFLSSGNVAGFNPGQPTAGGYSVTEFFGEIRVPLLKDTFIHSLELNGAARYSNYSNAPGNVFTWSAGASLAPVEDLVFRGQYQKAVRGPSVNELFLGNTVSFAGNADGCATEAVPTGQLRDICLAQGVPAAILDATGAAGATARLNLADPNNVNPLTFLGGNSDLQEETAKTYTLGAVFTPSFVPRFSLTVDYYNIKIDGLILSGVGTDVIGRLCFDRFEQAYCDAVTRNSLGQIDSFRDGYVNSGGLKTSGVDVTARYSLPLGAVLGSEDTRLSFQFNGTRLINYRVTPVVGLDFDYQCAGNFGAQCGVPTPKWRHTFRTSLTTGALTTSVMWRYLGKANDDDPDTLYGVERMKAQNYFDLTTSFDATDNLNLQVGVSNMFDKQPPLSASTQSGGNGEQSNTFPTFYDVLGRSFFVSGKIRF; encoded by the coding sequence TTGACTAAATCCTATGCTTTTCTCAGCCGTTCGGCGCTGAGTACGGGTGCCTTGGGTCTTGCGCTGATCAGCGCGCCTGCCTTCGCCCAGGATGCCGCTCCCGCCGACGGCAGCGAAGGGGATGCCATCATCGTCACCGGTTCGCGTCTTGCGCGTCCGGATCTCGAAGCGAACAGCCCGCTCAACGTCGTTACCGCGCAGGATATCTCGCTGCGCGCATCGTCGGCGAACATCGAAAACGTCCTCAACGATCTGCCGCAGGTCACTGCGGTCACCTCGTCGACCTCGAACAACCCCGGTGGCGGCGTCGCGACCGCCAACCTGCGCAACCTCGGCGGCCAGCGCACGCTCGTCCTGGTCGACGGCCGTCGTTACATGTCGTTCGACGTCACCCAGCAGGTCGATCTCAACACCATCCCGTCGTCGCTGCTCGAGCGCGTCGATGTGGTCACCGGCGGCCAGTCGGCCGTCTATGGTTCGGACGCGATCGCGGGCGTCGTCAACTTCGTCCTCAAGCGGGACTTCGAGGGTGTCGAGCTCGGCAGCTCCTACACGATGACCGAGCGTGGCGATGGCCAGATCTGGGACATCAACGGCACGATCGGTTCGAACTTCGCCGATGGTCGCGGTAACGTCACGCTGTACGGTTCGTACACGAAGCGCAAGCCGACCTTCGCTGGTGAGCGCTCATTCTCGCGCAACGCGCTGAACGACGATCAGGACGGCTCGCCGATTTACGCCGCCGGCGGCTCCCCGTCGATCCCGCAGGGGCGAGTCAACATCCCCGGCCTTGGCGCCCTGCTCGGCAACGGCGGCATCCCTGGCTGCACCAATGTCGATATCCAGGCCTTCAATCCGGATGGATCGAGCAAGTGCTATACGGCTGGCGATGGCTACAACTTCAGCCCGATCAACTATCTCCAGGTTCCGCAGGAGCGCTTCATCATCAGCGCGATGGCGGAGTATGAGATCAACGAGCATTTCACGCCCTATCTGGAAACGACCTTCGCGAACAATCGCGTTACCGCGCAGCTCGCCGCGACCCCGATCGGCAACGGCACGCCGTTCGGCGAAGGCGTCACCGGCCCGCTGACCCTGCAGGTCGACTCGCCCTTCTTTGCGCCGGCGTTCCAGAACGCGCTTGCCGCGCTGGACACCGATGGCGACGGCTATGTGTCGGCTCCGGGCTGGAACTTCCGTACGACCCAAATCGGTCCGCGCGCGAACTTCGACGAACGTAATGCGTTCCGTATCGTCGCCGGCATGAAGGGCAGCATCACGGGGGATTTCTCCTATGATGGCTACTACATGTATTCGCGCACGAAGAACTCGCAGCGTCAGCTCGGCAACGTCGCGATCGACCGCTTCCTCGCGGCGACGACGACCGCGTTCGACGCCAACGGCAACCTCGTCTGCGCCGGCGGCCAGGTGGGCTGCGCCCCCGCGAACATCTTCGGTCTGAACAATCTGAGCCAGGAAGCGATCGACTATATCTCGATCGGTGCGACCAACCTCGAGGAATATACCACTCAGGTCGCCAGCTTCGCGATCACCAACCCGAACCTGGTCGATTTCGGCGCCGGTGGTGTCGGTCTCGCGCTGGGTGCGGAATGGCGCTCGGAAAATGGCGCGATCACCCCGGACTCGTTCCTGTCTTCGGGCAACGTTGCCGGCTTCAACCCGGGTCAGCCGACCGCGGGTGGCTACAGCGTGACCGAGTTCTTCGGCGAAATCCGCGTGCCGCTGCTCAAGGACACGTTCATTCATAGCCTGGAGCTCAACGGCGCCGCCCGTTACTCCAACTATTCGAACGCGCCGGGCAACGTCTTCACCTGGTCGGCCGGCGCGAGTCTGGCGCCTGTCGAAGACCTCGTCTTCCGCGGCCAGTATCAGAAGGCGGTTCGCGGCCCGAGCGTCAACGAACTGTTCCTTGGTAACACCGTGAGCTTCGCGGGCAACGCCGATGGCTGCGCCACCGAAGCGGTGCCGACCGGCCAGCTGCGTGACATCTGTCTCGCTCAGGGTGTTCCGGCGGCGATCCTCGACGCTACGGGCGCGGCTGGCGCGACGGCGCGTCTCAACCTCGCGGATCCAAACAACGTCAACCCGCTGACCTTCCTCGGCGGCAATTCCGATCTGCAGGAAGAAACCGCGAAGACCTACACCCTCGGTGCTGTGTTCACGCCGTCGTTCGTTCCGCGCTTCTCGCTGACGGTCGACTATTACAACATCAAGATCGACGGCCTCATCCTGTCGGGTGTTGGCACGGACGTCATCGGCCGCCTCTGCTTCGATCGTTTCGAGCAGGCCTATTGTGATGCGGTCACGCGTAACTCGCTCGGCCAGATCGACAGCTTCCGTGACGGCTACGTCAACTCGGGTGGTCTGAAGACCTCCGGTGTCGACGTGACGGCCCGTTACTCGCTGCCGCTCGGCGCCGTGCTCGGCTCGGAAGACACGCGCCTGTCGTTCCAGTTCAACGGCACGCGTCTGATCAACTATCGCGTCACGCCGGTCGTCGGTCTCGACTTCGACTATCAGTGCGCCGGCAACTTCGGTGCGCAGTGCGGCGTGCCCACCCCGAAGTGGCGGCACACCTTCCGCACCTCGCTCACGACGGGTGCGCTCACGACCTCGGTCATGTGGCGTTATCTTGGGAAGGCGAACGACGACGATCCCGATACGCTGTACGGCGTGGAGCGTATGAAGGCTCAGAACTATTTCGATCTGACCACGAGCTTCGATGCCACCGACAATCTCAACCTGCAGGTCGGCGTGTCGAACATGTTCGACAAGCAGCCCCCGCTCTCGGCCAGCACGCAGAGTGGCGGCAATGGTGAGCAGAGCAACACCTTCCCGACGTTCTACGACGTTCTCGGGCGCTCGTTCTTCGTGAGCGGCAAGATCCGCTTCTGA
- a CDS encoding tetratricopeptide repeat-containing sulfotransferase family protein, producing the protein MMSGAEALLADAYQRYRQGDLAGAEQIARQVAAKGHEVAALSALLGMVALQSGRTAESLPHLRTALADTPDSLPLRISFAFALANTGHYDETRRVAAVADVPQLRRIIAFVDQQEGATQAAVAGYRRVLADYTGDYESWYNLGLLLSELGEIDEAVEAYRKALAINVQPAFHIALSKALAKVERHGERCESLRAATARFPADVPLCVELGLAEHAAGDFAAAEAAFRRALERDPRHIPAYVEYGMLLEALNRLDALEALVASARAAGLDAPAIGFIEAWLLKRRGRFAEALPLAEAAVGGVSAGRRAQLIGELADRMGDADRAFAAFTEMNRLSAEGPASAYARAQDFPGHVRSTITRLTADRVAAWSRAEPSPGLTAPVFIVGFPRSGTTLLDTLLMNLPELDVLEEEPIVERIEAMIDLDSTAIDTSTSRDIDAFRTTYFDLLSKIRPDRDEKRLIVDKFPMNLVRTALIGRIFPDSPIVFVERHPCDVVLSCFMARFQINRAMVQFHDIESAAKLYHLSMEAWTRTAALLPLRVHHVRYERMIADLDGEMRALLAFLDLPWRDTVLDNRTSAARRVHIATASYAQVAEPIHARASGRWRRYRRHLEPVLPILTPWVERFGYSLD; encoded by the coding sequence ATGATGTCCGGCGCCGAGGCTCTTCTGGCTGACGCCTATCAGCGCTATCGTCAGGGCGATCTCGCGGGTGCCGAGCAAATCGCCCGGCAAGTCGCGGCGAAGGGTCATGAGGTCGCCGCGCTTTCCGCGCTGCTCGGCATGGTTGCATTGCAGAGCGGCCGGACGGCCGAGAGCCTGCCCCATCTGCGTACCGCGCTCGCCGATACGCCGGACAGCTTGCCGCTGCGGATCAGCTTCGCCTTCGCGCTCGCCAATACTGGTCACTATGACGAGACTCGTCGGGTCGCGGCCGTGGCGGACGTGCCGCAACTCCGCCGGATCATAGCCTTCGTCGACCAGCAGGAAGGAGCGACGCAAGCAGCAGTAGCGGGCTATCGTCGCGTGCTGGCCGATTATACTGGCGATTATGAGAGCTGGTACAATCTCGGGCTGCTCCTCTCGGAACTGGGCGAGATCGACGAGGCGGTCGAGGCATACCGCAAGGCGTTGGCCATCAACGTCCAGCCGGCATTCCACATCGCGCTATCCAAGGCATTGGCCAAGGTGGAGCGGCATGGCGAGCGTTGCGAGTCGTTGAGGGCCGCCACGGCGCGGTTCCCCGCAGATGTGCCGCTCTGCGTCGAGCTTGGGCTCGCGGAGCATGCGGCAGGCGATTTTGCCGCGGCCGAGGCCGCATTTCGCAGGGCCCTCGAACGCGATCCGCGCCATATCCCGGCCTATGTCGAATATGGCATGCTGTTGGAAGCGCTGAACCGGCTCGATGCGCTCGAAGCACTCGTCGCGTCGGCGCGCGCTGCGGGGCTCGATGCGCCGGCGATCGGTTTCATAGAGGCTTGGCTGCTCAAGCGCCGCGGGCGCTTCGCAGAGGCGCTACCGCTCGCAGAGGCCGCCGTCGGCGGCGTCAGCGCCGGACGGCGCGCACAGCTTATCGGCGAACTCGCAGACCGGATGGGCGATGCCGATCGCGCATTTGCGGCCTTCACGGAGATGAACCGCCTCTCGGCAGAGGGCCCGGCTAGCGCCTATGCCCGCGCGCAGGATTTTCCGGGCCATGTCAGGTCGACGATCACGCGATTGACTGCCGACCGCGTTGCCGCCTGGTCCCGTGCCGAGCCATCGCCCGGGTTGACGGCGCCGGTCTTCATCGTCGGCTTTCCGCGTTCCGGCACGACCTTGCTCGATACGCTGTTGATGAACCTTCCCGAACTCGATGTGCTCGAAGAAGAGCCGATCGTGGAGCGGATCGAGGCGATGATCGATTTAGACAGCACCGCGATCGACACTTCGACATCCCGCGACATCGATGCGTTTCGCACGACCTATTTCGATCTACTGTCAAAAATTCGTCCCGATCGCGACGAGAAGCGGCTCATCGTCGATAAATTTCCGATGAATCTCGTTCGCACGGCGCTGATCGGTCGCATCTTTCCCGACAGCCCGATCGTGTTCGTGGAACGGCATCCTTGCGATGTCGTGCTGAGCTGCTTCATGGCGCGTTTCCAGATCAATCGTGCGATGGTGCAGTTCCATGATATCGAAAGCGCGGCCAAACTCTATCATCTGTCGATGGAGGCCTGGACGCGGACCGCGGCGTTGCTGCCGTTACGGGTTCACCACGTTCGCTACGAGCGCATGATAGCCGATCTCGACGGAGAGATGCGGGCATTGCTCGCCTTCCTCGACCTGCCTTGGCGCGACACGGTTCTGGACAATCGGACGAGCGCGGCGCGGCGGGTTCATATCGCTACGGCGAGCTATGCACAGGTGGCAGAGCCGATCCATGCAAGGGCGTCGGGGCGATGGCGCCGCTATCGACGTCACCTCGAACCGGTCTTGCCTATTCTCACCCCCTGGGTCGAGCGTTTCGGCTACAGC